GATTACGGAACCAAACGCATAGGCATTGCGGTTACCGACCCTTTGCAGATCATCGCTACCGGGCTTGATAACATCCACCCAAATAACATCATCGAGTTTATAAAAAAATACCTACAAACCGAACTGGTGGAGCGATTTATAGTAGGCGAACCAAAGCAAATGGATAATACACCATCGCAATCGGCCCAGCATGTAAAGGGCTTTGTGAACCTGCTGAAGAAAACTTTCCCGGAGATGCCTATTGAAATGGTTGACGAGCGTTTTACCTCCAAAATGGCTTCGGCCACTATTGCTCAAAGCGGCATGAATAAAAAGAACCGGC
The sequence above is a segment of the Mucilaginibacter celer genome. Coding sequences within it:
- the ruvX gene encoding Holliday junction resolvase RuvX, with protein sequence MRVMAFDYGTKRIGIAVTDPLQIIATGLDNIHPNNIIEFIKKYLQTELVERFIVGEPKQMDNTPSQSAQHVKGFVNLLKKTFPEMPIEMVDERFTSKMASATIAQSGMNKKNRQNKELVDTISAVILLQSWMDRRLL